One region of Gouania willdenowi chromosome 13, fGouWil2.1, whole genome shotgun sequence genomic DNA includes:
- the sb:cb81 gene encoding mRNA decay activator protein ZFP36L1, giving the protein MSSDFLTPFLELDEEFCKSFQSLEVNSSGGGGGAGGGAPMRSQTHRVLGFQRRHSLCPVTLPNSKFNSGASLEEEAESCGWGLSGSALDQAWSGRLPRSSLSHIPFRVDRSVSMIEACSLKTPPPLQPPPGFSLSDAAASRAPLPHISTRYKTELCRTFEENGTCKYGTKCQFAHGVEELRGLSRHPKYKTEPCRTFHTIGFCPYGARCHFIHNADELQVGGSTPAPPQKPRPPLLRHSLSFAGFSSSRHNFKPVEESLPPLAAVFARAASVSPPPSSSGSPELLSPLFPEPGALKHCRYRLSGLTGLADAADSALRFYAVSESLVPPPAKLQRCFSADSLSEEGYASSCSLSSSSSSGADSPGLENRRLPIFSSLSVTDQ; this is encoded by the exons ATGTCGTCAGACTTTCTCACGCCTTTCCTGGAGCTGGATGAGGAATTCTGCAAG AGTTTCCAGAGCCTGGAGGTGAACAGCAGTGgcggtgggggcggggctgggGGCGGTGCCCCCATGAGATCTCAGACCCACAGAGTTCTGGGCTTCCAGCGGCGCCACTCGCTCTGCCCCGTCACGCTCCCAAACTCCAAGTTCAACAGCGGCGCTAGTTTGGAGGAAGAGGCGGAATCTTGTGGGTGGGGTCTGAGCGGCTCCGCCTTGGACCAGGCGTGGAGTGGACGGCTCCCGCGGTCCTCCCTCAGTCACATCCCGTTCCGCGTGGACCGCTCGGTCAGCATGATTGAGGCGTGCAGTCTGAAAACACCCCCACCGCTACAACCGCCCCCAGGGTTCTCCCTCAGCGATGCGGCGGCGAGCCGAGCGCCGCTGCCTCACATCTCCACACGCTACAAGACGGAGCTGTGCCGCACTTTTGAGGAGAACGGAACCTGCAAGTACGGAACCAAGTGCCAGTTCGCCCACGGCGTGGAGGAGCTGCGCGGCCTCAGCCGACACCCCAAGTACAAGACGGAGCCGTGCCGCACCTTTCACACCATCGGATTCTGCCCGTACGGCGCCCGCTGCCACTTCATACACAACGCCGACGAGCTGCAGGTGGGAGGCTCCACCCCTGCACCGCCACAGAAGCCACGCCCCCCTCTGCTGAGACACAGCCTGAGCTTCGCCGGGTTTTCCTCGTCACGACACAACTTTAAACCCGTGGAAGAGTCGTTGCCGCCGCTGGCCGCTGTCTTCGCCCGCGCTGCATCTGTTTCTCCACCCCCATCGTCGTCAGGAAGTCCCGAGCTTCTTTCACCGCTCTTTCCTGAGCCGGGGGCGCTCAAACACTGCAGATACCGCCTCTCAGGTCTTACGGGTCTCGCTGACGCCGCCGACTCAGCTCTGCGTTTCTACGCCGTCAGCGAGTCGCTCGTCCCGCCACCGGCCAAGCTGCAGCGCTGCTTCTCAGCCGATTCTCTGTCGGAGGAAGGCTACGCGTCCTCCTGCTCcctaagctcctcctcctccagcggCGCCGACTCCCCTGGCCTGGAGAATCGGCGCCTGCCCATCTTCAGCAGCCTGTCGGTCACCGACCAGTAG
- the cox7a1 gene encoding cytochrome c oxidase subunit 7A1, mitochondrial, with amino-acid sequence MNPLLKVPMALVRAFSIPVRTLKNKVPEAQKIFQEDNGLPVHIKGGTFDVLLYRATMTLTITGACYSVYWLLLASLPQKKKA; translated from the exons ATGAATCCTCTGCTG aaagTTCCCATGGCGTTGGTGCGAGCTTTCAGCATCCCCGTGAGAACTCTGAAAAATAAAGTCCCCGAAGCTCAGAAAATCTTCCAG GAGGACAACGGGCTTCCTGTCCACATTAAAGGAGGAACCTTTGACGTCCTGCTTTATCGCGCCACCATGACGTTAACCATCACAG GAGCCTGTTACTCTGTGTACTGGCTGCTGCTGGCGTCGCtgccacagaagaagaaagccTGA
- the rnaset2l gene encoding ribonuclease T2-like, whose amino-acid sequence MGRSALPLQDARLTALMLLTTVVMAMGGKDFCSWKCAVFTQQWPSGFCKSLINQSDCIIPEAINDWTIHGLWPQTHTESSCDCWPLFRSDIQELEEELMQRWPTLVKKHTSFFFWSLEWKRHGSTAACEEGLNSPLRYFQTSLRLVDKFNLSSILKKADITPSCDRPYKVKELHGLLAPSFGEELEIQCVRDEKGRELWYQVKIPLSRAGFTVGCGNYTWEGQRSNPSPRNQPHPCPAKGSVYLLPINHQHPSEPCKH is encoded by the exons ATGGGCCGCTCAGCGCTGCCCCTGCAGGACGCTCGGCTAACTGCGCTGATGCTTCTGACCACGGTTGTCATGGCGATGGGAGGCAAGGATTTCTGCTCGTGGAAATGTGCCGTGTTCACCCAGCAGTGGCCGTCAGGGTTCTGTAAG AGTCTGATCAACCAATCAGATTGCATCATTCCAGAGGCCATCAACGATTGGACGATCCACGGCCTGTg gcCTCAGACTCACACTGAGAGCTCCTGTGATTGTTGGCCGTTATTTCGCTCTGACATCCAG gagctggaggaggagctgATGCAGCGATGGCCGACGCTGGTGAAGAAACATACCAGCTTCTTCTTCTG GAGCCTTGAGTGGAAGAGACACGGATCTACGGCAGCCTGTGAGGAAGGATTGAACTCTCCACTCAGATACTTTCAGACGTCACTGAGACTAGTAGACAAGTTTAACCTGAGCAG tatccTGAAGAAGGCGGACATCACTCCATCGTGTGATCGACCTTATAAG GTGAAGGAGCTTCATGGACTCTTGGCTCCCAGTTTTGGAGAAGAACTGGAGATTCAGTGTGTGAGAGACGAGAAG GGCAGGGAGCTGTGGTACCAGGTGAAGATCCCTCTGTCTCGTGCAGGCTTCACGGTGGGCTGTGGGAACTACACTTGggagggtcaaaggtcaaaccCTAGCCCTAGAAACCAGCCCCACCCGTGCCCGGCCAAGGGCTCTGTCTACCTGCTCCCCATCAACCACCAGCATCCGTCCGAGCCCTGCAAACACTGA